One genomic window of Pseudomonas sp. LFM046 includes the following:
- the hemC gene encoding hydroxymethylbilane synthase produces MSREIRIATRKSALALWQAEHVKARLEDAHPGIKVSLVPMVSKGDKLLDAPLAKIGGKGLFVKELETALLENEADIAVHSMKDVPMDFPEGLGLYCICEREDPRDAFVSNRFDSLDALPAGSVVGTSSLRRQAQLLARRPDLKIQFLRGNVNTRLAKLDAGEYDAIILAAAGLIRLGFEDRIRSSISVEDSLPAGGQGAVGIECRTADSEIHALLAPLHHEATALRVTAERALNKHLNGGCQVPIACYAVIEGDQLWLRGLVGQPDGGALLRAEARAALADAEALGVKVADELLEQGAGDILKAIYGEAGHP; encoded by the coding sequence ATGTCCCGCGAGATCCGCATCGCCACCCGAAAGAGTGCCCTGGCCCTGTGGCAGGCCGAACACGTCAAAGCCCGTCTGGAGGACGCTCACCCCGGCATCAAGGTCAGCCTGGTGCCCATGGTCAGCAAGGGTGACAAGCTGCTCGACGCGCCCCTGGCGAAGATCGGTGGCAAGGGTCTGTTCGTGAAGGAACTGGAAACCGCCCTGCTGGAGAACGAGGCCGATATCGCCGTGCACTCCATGAAGGACGTGCCGATGGACTTCCCCGAAGGCCTTGGCCTTTATTGCATCTGCGAGCGCGAAGACCCGCGCGACGCCTTCGTCTCCAACCGCTTCGACAGCCTCGACGCCCTGCCTGCCGGCAGCGTGGTCGGCACCTCCAGCCTGCGCCGCCAGGCCCAGTTGCTGGCCCGCCGGCCGGACCTGAAGATCCAGTTCCTGCGGGGCAACGTGAACACCCGCCTGGCCAAGCTGGATGCCGGTGAGTACGACGCCATCATCCTGGCTGCCGCCGGCCTGATCCGCCTCGGTTTCGAAGACCGCATCCGCTCTTCCATCAGCGTCGAAGACAGCCTGCCAGCGGGCGGCCAGGGTGCCGTGGGCATCGAGTGCCGCACCGCCGACAGCGAGATCCATGCCCTGCTGGCGCCGCTGCACCACGAGGCCACCGCCCTGCGCGTCACCGCCGAGCGTGCCCTGAACAAGCACCTCAACGGCGGCTGCCAGGTGCCCATCGCCTGCTATGCGGTGATCGAGGGCGACCAGCTCTGGCTGCGTGGTCTGGTGGGCCAACCCGACGGCGGCGCGTTGCTGCGCGCCGAGGCCCGTGCCGCGCTCGCCGACGCCGAAGCCCTGGGGGTCAAGGTGGCGGATGAGCTGCTGGAACAGGGCGCCGGGGACATCCTCAAGGCCATCTATGGCGAGGCCGGTCACCCGTGA